DNA sequence from the Vicia villosa cultivar HV-30 ecotype Madison, WI linkage group LG3, Vvil1.0, whole genome shotgun sequence genome:
CCAACACTTTTGTTTCTAATCACTCTATCATGGGAGATTCAAAGAGTTTGATACATGAGTTACTTCAAGGATTGGAGTTAGCAAGAAAGCTTAGAATTTATCTCAAcgtatcttcttcttcttcttccgttCATGAAACACGTGAAGTTTTGATACATAAAATTATATCCACATTCGAAAAGGCTCTTGAAATTGTTAACCGTAAAGGACACGTTAATGTGGCCGAATCatcacaacagcaacaacaacaacaacaacaacaacacccttCTGTCTCAGGAGCACTTGCCATAAGAATGTTGGATTCACCACCTTTAAGCTCTAGTCCACGAAGTGAAGACTCTGATAGAGATTTCAAGAACCGTGATGATCACAATACTCCTAGAAAAAGGTACGTAAATctatcatttttcatttttcatgtgTATGATCTTGCTTACACTAACTATCATTTTTCATGTTATAGAAACACTCTACCAATTAGATGGACAAAACAAATTCGAGTTACACCAGGAATAGCAGTGGAAGGTCCTCTTGATGATGGATATAGTTGgagaaaatatggccaaaaagaCATTCTTGGAGCCACACACCCTAGGTATGTATACTATAAATCACAGACACACAGACACTAGACACAACACCAGAAAATGATACGTCCACACCacgaataatttgaaaaaaataaatgaattgaacGTAATCATAAGTGACAGACACACTTTTTTTTCGGAATGTATTAGATTGAAAATGAAGTAACTATATGAgaaattttttgtgtttgtgtataTGCAGAGGTTATTACAGATGCACTCACAGAAACATTCAAGGTTGTTTGGCAACAAAGCAAGTACAAAGATCCGACGAAGATCCAACCATCTTCGAAATCACTTACAAAGGAAACCACACATGCACAAACGGAAGCACTTCCAATGTGACTGTTCCAATTCCAACCATGAACCCAAATGAATATCAAGAAACAAATGTAAACACAAACCAACAACTAACGAACCTGCGAACAGGTCTAAGAGTCCAGACAGAGAATCTAGATTTCCTCGACCAACCATTTGCTCCACTAATCCATTTCCATTCAAGCCACGTACTTGAAAGTAGCTTTGCTGAAAACTTCAACTCTCCTGCAACTTCTGGAATGAGTCACTTCTCGATGTCGCCGCCGAGTGTGTTCCCGAATATGGCGAGTGAGATTGTTCCATCAGCTACTTCTGTTGCAAATACGCCAACCACTGATTTAGATTTTCCGTTTCAACAGTTTCAATTCGACGGAGAGAACTTCACATTCGATAACTCGCAGTTTTTCCCTTGAACTATATGGGAAGAAActgattaataatttaataacaaaaataaaaaaattagaactaTATATGTCCAAGTTTCATGGAGTTTTACTTTATCGTTATGGAAATGTCCAACTTTCATGtaggtttatttttattttttttacatgttGTGTcctcattttccttttttttttttttttttttaattttaagaagTAGAGTTTAGCTTGACTTATAAAGAGGTAGTGTTTCCACGATGTAAACTAAAGTATGTGTTGAAATAGTTCATTTTATTCCATTTTGCAAGGAAGGGTGCAGAAAAAAATTTAACTCGTTGTATTAGTTTccaatttataataaatattcggAATTCATAACAAATAAAGCAGCTTAATATATTGATTTCTTTAGTACAAAAATTGTGTGGACAAAAATGAGGGAATACTAAGAAACAAGGGACTTATAGTACTATAATTTGTCCTGGAATCAGCATAGCACTATCCCTCATCCACACGGCAAAGAGATGAGGCTTCACAAGCAACATATAAAGTTGGGACGGTGACAAGATACTCGACAATATTGAGAATTTTGAAGGTTTTCAATGGTCGTAATTTCTCTATGAATTTAgtatctttcaattttttttattgatttgagTGTCAAAATATTGGCAGGTATCTCTAACGACTCTAATTTAAAACATCCGGTAGCTTGCATGTATTCCTTTAGAACCACTTGTTTGAATTCAACTTAGTTTATTAGTTTAGATCAACAATGCATGAGGTAGAGGTCTGAGGTTTTCTTTCCCtagaaaaaaaatccaaacaatATTGTCCAATAAGAAGTGGCCATTTCAATTGTGTCTGCAGCTCCATCCACCATTCTCCATgccaacaccaacaacaacaaaccTAAAGGCAAAGGAAACCCCAAAACCCCCATGTTATGTACCAATTGCAACAAGACTAACCATACAGTGAAAACTTGTTATTTTAAATATGGATTTCCACCTGGCTATAGGAACAAAAATCCTAAGCCAACTTCAGAAGTCAAACCTACCTCTGCACGAGATAAAGATAATCACATATATAAGGAGGATTATCAACATCTCATGTAGCTACTTCAACAATCAAGGAAGGAGCATCAACATTCCAAGTCATCCAATTCTAACAAAGACATAATCTCAGATATTGTCAATACAGGTAGTATTCTTCCACTTTCTAACATGTGGATACTTGATTCAGGTACATCACATCATGTTTGCCTTAATATCAAATGTTTTTATGATATATATACTTTACCCCTGCCCATATTCACCTTCCTAATGAAAATTATGTAACTGCTAACTATGTTGGCTCTGTTATTCTTGATACCTACCTGCATTTATATGATATTTTCTACATCCCTACATTTAAATTTAGCCTTATATCCATATCTAAACTATGTCATTCATCTAACTACATCATCACATTCTTACACAACTCCTGATATATTCAGGATGTGTCTACCTGGCAGATGATTGGACAAGTGACACAACATAACAATCTTTATATCCTGCATATGCTACCTATTCACAACTACACATGCTCCACATGCTCCACAACATATAATAATGTTAGCCTTAACAACCCTAAGAATGTAGATCAGTCCTTATGGCATCATAGATTAGGACACCCTTCTGATGAGGTTTTACACACCATGTCTTAATAATTTTCCTTTATCAAGTATAATAAAACTTCTACTTGCAATACTTGTCATTTATCCAAGCAATACAAACTCCCTTTCCCTAATAGCAATTCTATTTCTTTTAATAAATTTGAATTAGTGCATTTGGATATTTGGGGTCATCTCTCTATTGCTTCCATGGatggattcaaatatttttttaattaaagcgGATGATTTATCTCGATACACCTGGAATTTCCTTATGACTAACAAATCTGAAACAAGAACACTTATACAGAACTTTATTACTTATTGCTAAACTCAGTTTTCTTACTCTATCAAGGTTATTAGAAGTGATAACAGGACTGAGTTCCTTATGCCCTCTTACTATGCATCTTTAGTTATTGTTCACCAATGGAGTTGGGATGAAACACCTCAATAAAACTCCATTGTTGAAAGAAAACATAGACACCTATTAAATGTCACTAGATTCTTTTTGTTTCATGCACATTTACCTAAATATTTTTGGTCATATGCTCTATGTCATGCCACATACATCATAAATAGGCTATACAGTCCTACCATTCAAAACCACACCCCTTTTGAATTCCTTTTTAATACACCTCCATCCTACACAAACCTTAAAACTTTTGGATGTCTGACATATGCCTCCATCCTTAGTAGAAATAGGGATaaactagatctcatagccaccAAATCCTTATTTTTAGGCTTTACTATGGGCATCAAAGGATATCTCCTATTTGACCTTGACAAAAGATCCATTTTTACCTCAAGGAACTATGTGTTTCAAGAACACATCTTTCCCTACACATCCCATCCTCCCCTTCTCCTCAACCATGTTACCCAGACAGACCCATACCCACCTTAACACTCTTTTCTCTTTGATCAAAACCTTACCTTACCCTCCACTGCTCATCATAATTGTGAAACAACCACTTCTCCCAACCACACCATGACAGAAATCCAAGATACTTCACCACCTGACAGTCCTCTTGCCAACTCCCCACAAACTCCCCCTAACACCCACCTAGATCCCCACCTACTATTGATATGCAAAATTTTGAATTTGATAATTCACCTGAGCTCACTACCATACAAAAATCCATAAGACAAAAATCTACACCTACATAATTTAAGGATTTTGTATGTACTGCATCTCATAATCCCCCCTATATgacatttctaattttttttcgtATACTCATCTTTCCCCTGCATATTACTCTTTTATTTTTGCTATTACTACTGCATGTGATCCCACTTCATATAAGGAATCTAGCACTCAATCCCATTGGGTAAAGGCTATGGAAACAGAAATGCAAGCATTAACCAACAACCATACATGGATATTCACCACTTTACCTCCAAGCAAGAAAGCCATTGGTTCTAAGTGGGTTTATAAAACTAAATCCCATTTTGATGGCACAGTAGAGAGACACAAAGCTAGGTTAGCTGCTCAAGGCTTCTAACGAATCCAAGGTATTGACTTCTTTGAAACTTTTTCACCTGTTGCTAAGCTCACAATTGTAAGATTACTCCTTGCTCTTTCATCTTATTTAAACTTTCATATTCACCAAATTGATGTCCATAATGCCTTTTTGCATGGAGACTTAGATGAAGAGGTATACATGTCTCTGCCTAAAGGGATTACAACCTCTTCCCCAAATCAAGTATGCAAACTTCTCAAATCCCTTTATGGGTTAAAACAGTCTAGTAGACAATGGATTGAGATGTTATCCAAAGTTACCTTTCATTAAACAAACAAAAGACATGTTGCATCATCATTTTCGCATCAAAGACCTTGGCAACTTAAAGTACTTCTTAGGCCTTGAAATATCAAGAACAACTTCTGGCACCAACATCTGTAAAAAAGAAAATACACACCGGATTTGCTTGCTAACCCAGGTCTACTTAGCTGCAAGCATGCCTCAACTCCTATGGCTCGTGACACTCGCCTCAAAAAAACTGATGGAACTCCTTTGCAAGATAAAACCAAATTCTGCAAATTGGTTGGACATCTTATTTACCTGCTAAACACAAGATCAAATATCGTGTACTCTATGTAGCAACTCACCCAACATATGAGTTGCCCAACTGATATCCAATATAATACATCACTCTGTGTACTTCGCTACCTCAAAGGTTCACCTGGCCAAGGCCTCTTCTTCCCCATCACTTCCAACCTGCAACTCAAGGCTTTTTCATACTCGGATTGGGCAACATgtcctgaaacatcaaaatccaTCATTGGTTTTTGCATATACCTAGGAGGTTCTTCAATCTCatggaaatacaaaaagaaaCAAACCGTCTTAAGAAGCTCTACTGAGGCAGAATATCGCTCTATGACTTCCACTGTATGCAAACTTCAATGGCTCACCGACATCCTCAAAGAAATGCTAGACACATTGACAGTAACTCATCCTTCCATGAACACACGAAACACATTGATTTAGATTGTTATTATGTTCAAGAAAAATTAAACCAACACCTGTTTCATCCCTTACCTATCACCTCCTCGATCACAGTAGCTTGTAAATGTTTTTACCAAACCCCTGGATGCTAAGCCTTTTCTCTCCAACATTACTAAGCTTGGACTTCACTCTATTTACCCTAAGCTTATGGGGGGTATTAGATGTATAGCTTTTCTATTATGTACTAGGGCTTTCTATAGTGTTTTTGGGCTATTATTATTAGAGGCCCAATGCTGCCATTTGTATAAGTAGCAACTTCACCTTGTACTGATTTTCAACTTTTCCGAATCTAATTcaattatgatatatatatatatatatatatatatatatatatatatatatatatatatatatatatatatatatatatatataggaggaatcaaattacacccgaagagttacaccacaagtTACACTCGCTTAATAACTTCGCATCGgataaatagtttttaaaatcaagtgttcaattaaaatatattatcatatagatcatacctataaagtttgagattaatctataatgatttactataccatTAAGATATTCAAAGATTAGCGTtaaaatgaactttcatataacgttaattttgatgtaattcaatgacatagtaaatcatcatagattaatctcaaactttatagatatgatctatatgatagtatgtttcaacCCAACGGTggatcttaaaaaatatttattcgaaatgaTGATTTTGAGCGAGTGTAACTTgaggtgtaactcttcgggtgtaatttgatccctcctctatatactGTGTTGCATAGGTACTAGTGCGTACCCAGTATCCGGCACGAGTATCGGTACGGAGTACgacatttttagaaaaactaaGCTACGGGTACGTTAATATAATgctttaaaaatacaattataaaaataactaaggaattatattatttaaaaaacaataaaattaaaaaatcaaaaaaataatttGCTTAAAAAATGTTAATATTGTATATCTAtgtaataacataaataaatctcacttaaaagtatcaataaattataaaatcatggcTGAATATCAATATTTTCTTCTCCAATATCATTAAAAAGTGCGGCTTCTAGTTCGAGTTCATCGAGAGAAAGACTAGCAACTTCAAAAATATCAGTTTCATCAAATAGATCTCATTCATCTCCACCAATATTCCACATTTTAGTTGCTCCTTCATTGTAAACATTACTCTTTCTCAGAGAGAAGACGGAGATTCGTATGAACAAAATTTAAATTCTCAACCCGCATTGGATTGAGTCTATTTTTTTTCAATGAGTGAATAAATTTCATATGTGCTCCAATTCCTCTTAGTAGAAGATGAAAAATTTgaatgtaaaagaaatttcaaTATAATAGATTAGTTTTCCTTTcactttttatttataaatagaataaataacctaatttttattcaataaaaaaaaagttcaaaTTATATCatccaaaaaattttaaaaagttggATACGTGATACCAAATGTGTATGGTTGGTGtatcaacttaaaaataaaattaaaaaaattgatacgGCTTCGGTGTGTATCGGATGAGTACCGTACACTTACCGGTAC
Encoded proteins:
- the LOC131655648 gene encoding probable WRKY transcription factor 41, producing MGDSKSLIHELLQGLELARKLRIYLNVSSSSSSVHETREVLIHKIISTFEKALEIVNRKGHVNVAESSQQQQQQQQQQHPSVSGALAIRMLDSPPLSSSPRSEDSDRDFKNRDDHNTPRKRNTLPIRWTKQIRVTPGIAVEGPLDDGYSWRKYGQKDILGATHPRGYYRCTHRNIQGCLATKQVQRSDEDPTIFEITYKGNHTCTNGSTSNVTVPIPTMNPNEYQETNVNTNQQLTNLRTGLRVQTENLDFLDQPFAPLIHFHSSHVLESSFAENFNSPATSGMSHFSMSPPSVFPNMASEIVPSATSVANTPTTDLDFPFQQFQFDGENFTFDNSQFFP